One Tunturibacter gelidoferens genomic region harbors:
- a CDS encoding ATP-binding protein, with translation MPYDLNVKGFKHPFRVASVRMEDGSHIYLGLSERDELRVLRNLRFRFFCLWLLIVLFGFAIVFYATRRMLNYVREITEAASRIGQSDLSSRVPTNKRNDEVGHLALTLNHMLDRIESSMHQLHTITESLAHDLRSPLTAIRGKLEIVLSGDLKVEQSEPIVSAIDELDRLTEFLNTSLDVAEAKADALRLSRTEVDLDELLRVMIDLYEPCMSEKGLRVDLRSAGPVMVQADAALLHRVIANLLDNELNHLPAACTVSIRLGASENTVILTVEDDGPGFSSEIGLQMFEQRVKGRDSKGRGLGLAFVEAVVRAHGGSVTASNPRQGGALLTINWPRAAGETVDAPHSLRLVAGR, from the coding sequence GTGCCTTACGACTTGAATGTCAAGGGATTCAAGCACCCCTTTCGGGTGGCGTCGGTGCGCATGGAGGATGGAAGCCACATTTACCTCGGACTCTCGGAGCGAGACGAATTGCGTGTACTCAGGAACCTCCGATTCCGCTTCTTCTGCCTTTGGCTGCTCATCGTCTTGTTTGGCTTTGCGATCGTCTTCTACGCTACCCGACGCATGCTCAACTATGTCCGCGAGATCACTGAGGCCGCATCCAGAATTGGACAATCTGATTTGAGCAGTAGAGTTCCAACCAACAAGCGCAACGACGAAGTAGGACATCTGGCGTTAACGCTCAACCACATGCTGGACCGGATAGAAAGCTCAATGCACCAGCTGCACACTATTACCGAGTCGCTTGCCCACGATCTTCGTAGCCCTTTGACGGCGATTCGGGGGAAACTGGAGATCGTTTTGTCGGGCGATCTGAAAGTCGAGCAGAGTGAGCCAATTGTCTCGGCCATTGATGAACTGGATCGACTAACGGAATTCCTGAATACTTCGCTCGATGTTGCGGAAGCGAAAGCTGACGCGCTGAGGTTGTCGCGCACGGAAGTCGATCTCGATGAACTGCTTCGAGTCATGATCGATCTGTACGAGCCTTGTATGTCGGAGAAAGGACTTCGTGTGGATCTGCGCAGCGCCGGTCCTGTCATGGTCCAGGCAGACGCTGCCCTTCTTCATCGAGTAATCGCAAACCTGCTCGATAACGAACTCAACCACCTGCCCGCTGCATGCACTGTTTCCATACGACTTGGAGCAAGTGAGAACACCGTGATCTTGACTGTGGAGGATGATGGCCCGGGATTTTCCTCGGAGATTGGCCTCCAGATGTTCGAGCAGCGCGTGAAGGGGAGAGATTCGAAAGGTCGTGGGTTGGGGCTTGCATTCGTTGAAGCGGTGGTGCGCGCTCATGGAGGAAGTGTAACGGCGTCAAACCCTCGACAGGGAGGGGCTCTTCTGACAATAAACTGGCCTCGCGCTGCAGGAGAGACGGTTGATGCTCCGCACTCTCTAAGATT
- a CDS encoding response regulator: MQLLLVEDELEIQRFLKQSLTDAGYEVDAAKDGRAAAQLASGKKYDVLIVDLGLPDQDGIDLILQLRQSGVSSPVLILSARRSVDDRVKGLEQGGDDYLTKPFALAELLARLRNLLRRNLAASEEASRLCVLDLELDFIRRRASRGGEVLNLSPQEFVLLEYLCRHAGRVVTRSMLLSEVWGMRIQPDTNVVDVHIYRLRGKVDIEGREPLIKTLRGIGYVLKDR; the protein is encoded by the coding sequence ATGCAGCTCCTGCTCGTGGAGGACGAACTCGAGATCCAGCGCTTCCTCAAGCAATCGCTCACTGATGCGGGTTACGAGGTGGATGCCGCCAAGGATGGGCGAGCCGCCGCTCAACTTGCGTCTGGAAAGAAGTATGACGTTCTGATCGTCGACCTTGGCCTTCCGGATCAAGATGGCATTGACTTGATTCTTCAGCTTCGACAATCTGGCGTAAGCAGCCCTGTATTGATACTTTCGGCCAGAAGATCAGTCGACGACAGAGTCAAGGGACTGGAACAAGGTGGCGACGACTACCTGACCAAACCCTTTGCTCTCGCCGAATTGTTGGCTCGACTGCGCAACCTCTTGAGACGAAACCTGGCTGCGAGCGAAGAAGCCTCACGTTTGTGTGTACTCGACCTGGAATTGGACTTCATCAGGCGTAGAGCCTCCCGTGGGGGCGAAGTCCTGAATCTAAGCCCACAGGAGTTTGTTCTCCTGGAGTACCTTTGTCGCCATGCCGGGAGAGTTGTCACTCGATCCATGCTTCTCTCGGAGGTATGGGGAATGCGAATTCAGCCGGACACTAACGTTGTCGACGTCCATATCTACCGGTTGCGCGGCAAGGTGGATATTGAAGGCCGCGAGCCGCTAATCAAGACTTTACGAGGTATTGGTTATGTCCTCAAAGACCGCTAA
- a CDS encoding type III polyketide synthase: MTTAYLNRIATAVPEHDVHDTFVVFAEKMLADPRLRTVFRRMVSRADVAHRYSFLDPQKDSAQFSSHYAHEFYQLGNFPNTARRMELFEQSAPVLMKKAVDRLALNEKERSGITHVLVTCCTGLYAPGLDFEIVDHLGLSAGVERTMVGFMGCYAAINALKLARHIVRSDPKAGVLMVNLELCTLHFQETQELEQVLSFLVFADGAAASLITAREQGLALDSFKAVMVPKTRGLITWKIRGLGFDMLLSGQVPGELGRALHEGELMAERDGIDLWAVHPGGRSILDAVEKGLELPTDALAASREVLSCFGNMSSATVMFVLQRIMQQARPGQRGCAMSFGPGLTAETMRFHGV; encoded by the coding sequence TTGACTACGGCTTACCTGAACCGCATCGCTACTGCCGTACCAGAGCACGACGTGCATGACACCTTCGTTGTCTTCGCAGAGAAGATGCTCGCCGACCCGCGGCTACGCACGGTCTTTCGCCGCATGGTGAGCCGCGCCGACGTCGCGCATCGCTATTCCTTCCTCGATCCGCAGAAAGACTCCGCCCAATTTTCGTCGCATTACGCGCATGAGTTTTACCAGCTAGGCAATTTTCCCAACACGGCGCGCCGTATGGAGTTGTTTGAACAGAGCGCTCCGGTGTTGATGAAGAAGGCCGTGGATCGGCTTGCGCTCAATGAGAAGGAACGCTCCGGTATTACGCATGTGCTGGTGACCTGCTGCACGGGGCTCTATGCGCCGGGATTGGACTTTGAGATCGTCGACCATCTCGGACTTTCGGCGGGCGTGGAGCGCACGATGGTTGGATTCATGGGATGCTATGCCGCGATCAATGCGCTGAAGCTGGCGCGGCACATTGTGCGCTCAGATCCGAAGGCGGGTGTTCTGATGGTCAACCTGGAGCTGTGTACGCTGCACTTCCAGGAGACGCAGGAGCTGGAGCAGGTGCTCTCCTTCCTGGTGTTTGCCGATGGCGCAGCGGCGAGCCTAATTACTGCTCGCGAGCAGGGTCTCGCGCTGGACAGCTTCAAGGCGGTGATGGTGCCGAAGACACGCGGGCTCATCACCTGGAAGATTCGCGGGCTAGGTTTCGACATGCTGCTCTCCGGGCAGGTGCCCGGAGAGCTGGGCCGCGCGCTGCATGAGGGCGAACTGATGGCGGAGCGCGACGGCATCGACCTGTGGGCGGTGCATCCCGGCGGACGGTCGATTCTGGATGCGGTGGAGAAGGGACTGGAGCTGCCGACGGATGCGCTGGCAGCGTCGCGCGAAGTGCTATCGTGCTTCGGCAACATGTCGTCGGCGACGGTGATGTTTGTGTTGCAGCGAATAATGCAGCAAGCGCGCCCGGGGCAGCGTGGGTGTGCGATGTCGTTTGGGCCGGGCCTAACAGCGGAGACGATGCGCTTCCATGGGGTCTAG
- a CDS encoding methyltransferase domain-containing protein: MGSSAQIDFSRRASPRELPELMDGDCSYEDFRDCLRSLETVNRWLLGYRPTLAWLERLPHGLRDPVHIVDVGSGGGDLLRQISGWARRRGIAVQLTGIDLNPYAARAAAESTPKELEIEWVTGDALEYRPKKPVDIVVSSLLAHHLEDEEIVALQRWMEATVQVGWFINDLERAEWSSRMFGWVRWHWLVRHDGPVSFRRAFRKEDWVRLLAAAEVPREAATVEKWRPGRLCVGRWK; encoded by the coding sequence ATGGGGTCTAGTGCACAGATCGACTTCAGTCGGCGGGCCTCTCCGCGTGAGTTGCCGGAGCTCATGGATGGTGACTGTAGTTATGAAGATTTCCGTGACTGCCTGCGCAGTCTGGAAACAGTCAATCGCTGGCTACTGGGCTATCGGCCGACGCTGGCTTGGCTGGAGCGGTTGCCGCATGGATTGCGTGATCCGGTACACATCGTCGATGTGGGCAGTGGCGGCGGCGATCTACTGCGGCAGATTTCAGGCTGGGCACGGAGACGGGGCATTGCTGTGCAGTTAACGGGGATCGACTTGAATCCTTATGCGGCACGTGCAGCAGCGGAGTCCACGCCAAAGGAACTAGAAATCGAATGGGTGACCGGCGATGCTCTGGAGTATCGACCGAAGAAGCCGGTCGATATCGTCGTGAGTTCGCTGCTGGCACATCATCTGGAGGACGAGGAGATCGTCGCGCTGCAGAGGTGGATGGAAGCGACCGTGCAGGTAGGTTGGTTTATCAATGATCTGGAGCGGGCGGAGTGGAGTAGTCGGATGTTTGGGTGGGTGCGTTGGCACTGGCTTGTGCGGCATGATGGGCCGGTGTCGTTCCGGCGGGCCTTCCGGAAGGAGGATTGGGTACGCCTGCTGGCTGCGGCTGAGGTCCCGCGAGAGGCAGCGACGGTGGAGAAGTGGCGTCCGGGACGGTTGTGCGTGGGGCGGTGGAAGTGA
- a CDS encoding DUF2306 domain-containing protein, with the protein MPISTLPAPSSAGSRFKTILWVSLGLTVLFVFITSELLLVTDYPMYHAYRLQVIADRHLLIPHTLAGIFALLIGPINFSSRIRQRHLQLHRILGRIYVISVFVGSFTGIALAAGRPGLPGTSMQAAAWMVCTTAAFITARNRQITQHRQWMARSYAVTFTFVSSRVLNLWPRYWSHLGDVLSAVGVIAFTLASLLVVDLGLNWRELTTRRD; encoded by the coding sequence ATGCCAATTTCCACTCTGCCAGCACCCAGCTCCGCCGGTTCCAGATTCAAGACTATTCTCTGGGTTTCGCTTGGTCTCACCGTACTCTTCGTCTTCATTACCTCAGAGCTGCTCCTCGTCACTGACTATCCGATGTACCACGCCTACCGTCTGCAGGTCATTGCCGACCGCCATCTCCTCATCCCGCATACACTCGCCGGAATCTTCGCTCTTCTGATCGGCCCCATCAATTTCTCCTCGCGGATCCGCCAGCGTCACCTCCAACTCCATCGCATCCTCGGCCGCATCTACGTCATCTCCGTGTTTGTTGGTTCCTTCACGGGGATTGCTCTCGCAGCTGGCCGTCCGGGCCTTCCCGGAACCTCCATGCAGGCCGCCGCCTGGATGGTCTGCACCACCGCCGCTTTCATCACCGCGCGCAACCGCCAAATCACACAGCACCGCCAATGGATGGCCCGCTCCTATGCAGTTACCTTTACCTTCGTCTCCAGCCGCGTGCTCAACCTCTGGCCGCGTTACTGGAGCCACCTGGGCGACGTCTTATCCGCCGTCGGCGTGATTGCGTTCACACTTGCCTCGCTGCTGGTCGTGGACCTCGGCCTCAACTGGCGCGAACTCACCACCCGTCGTGACTGA
- a CDS encoding NAD(P)/FAD-dependent oxidoreductase has product MQDEVLILGGGVAGCAASIALARKGRSVTLIEREPTPRHKVCGEFLSGEALEDLHALGIDVASLGAVPIDYVRLAAARRAAEAPLPFPAASLTRKALDTALIAAAIAAGVRVKRGRSVQSLSHATANLWQATLDDGTTYEAPTAFLATGKHDLRGHGRPKDPHQWVAFKMYYRLSAAQTADLADASELTLYSGGYGGIQPVEDGITNFCCVVQRRYFARAGLRWEGLLARMQQDCPHLAMRLDGAEPLLGKPITITHIPYGYLRRATEDGLYCIGDQAAVIPSFTGDGISIALHTARRAAAAYLAAEPAPVFQPKLRSTLLPQMRLAEVAANGLNNALARAVLPFCLRVWPGAMRVTARLTRVTQPAAVAPQAFAN; this is encoded by the coding sequence TTGCAAGACGAAGTACTGATCCTCGGTGGTGGAGTGGCAGGCTGTGCGGCTTCGATCGCGCTCGCTCGAAAGGGAAGAAGCGTCACGCTGATTGAACGCGAGCCCACACCGCGCCATAAGGTCTGCGGAGAATTTCTAAGCGGTGAGGCGCTTGAAGACCTGCACGCACTTGGTATCGACGTGGCCTCGCTTGGCGCGGTGCCTATCGATTACGTTCGCCTCGCCGCAGCCAGACGAGCCGCGGAGGCTCCGTTGCCTTTTCCCGCAGCCTCGCTCACGCGCAAGGCGCTCGATACAGCGCTCATCGCCGCAGCCATCGCCGCGGGAGTCCGCGTTAAGCGTGGTCGCAGTGTGCAGTCGCTCAGCCACGCGACCGCCAACCTCTGGCAGGCTACACTCGACGACGGCACCACCTACGAAGCTCCAACCGCCTTTCTCGCCACGGGCAAGCACGATCTGCGCGGCCACGGTCGCCCGAAGGACCCTCACCAATGGGTCGCCTTCAAGATGTATTACCGACTGTCCGCCGCCCAGACCGCAGACCTGGCGGACGCCTCCGAGTTGACGCTCTATTCCGGAGGCTACGGTGGTATCCAACCCGTGGAAGACGGCATTACGAACTTCTGCTGTGTGGTGCAACGGCGGTATTTTGCACGTGCGGGTCTTCGCTGGGAGGGCCTCCTTGCAAGGATGCAGCAGGACTGTCCCCATCTCGCGATGCGGCTTGACGGTGCGGAGCCGCTGCTCGGCAAACCGATCACCATCACTCATATCCCGTACGGTTACCTCCGCCGCGCAACCGAGGATGGGCTCTACTGTATCGGCGATCAAGCAGCCGTAATCCCCTCGTTCACCGGAGATGGCATATCCATCGCCCTGCATACTGCCCGCCGTGCAGCCGCCGCCTATCTTGCCGCGGAGCCAGCGCCGGTCTTTCAGCCAAAACTACGCTCCACACTGCTGCCCCAGATGCGTCTTGCCGAGGTCGCCGCCAACGGCTTGAACAACGCACTCGCGCGCGCGGTACTGCCGTTCTGCCTCAGGGTCTGGCCCGGCGCGATGCGCGTAACGGCTAGACTCACGCGTGTCACCCAGCCCGCCGCTGTTGCTCCACAGGCGTTCGCCAACTGA
- a CDS encoding YceI family protein, with amino-acid sequence MKSFAVVALALIFAPAALAQYQTFAVNPDASDVKMKLNTTHEVVNGTFHIQSGSINFDRTASHISGIVIVATGSGKTGNDSRDKKMYKDILKVDQFATVSFAPKAYNGTIAASGDSAIQVSGVFTLLGTAHDLTIPMQIHMDGSKATARAQFVVPYVQWGLKNPSFMFWKAENDVAIDLNLVGQVSN; translated from the coding sequence ATGAAATCCTTCGCAGTCGTAGCCCTCGCGCTCATATTCGCTCCAGCCGCACTCGCCCAGTATCAGACCTTCGCCGTCAACCCCGATGCCAGCGACGTCAAGATGAAGCTCAACACGACCCACGAGGTAGTCAACGGCACGTTTCACATTCAGTCTGGATCGATCAATTTCGATCGCACTGCTTCCCATATATCGGGGATAGTCATCGTGGCAACGGGCAGCGGTAAGACGGGAAACGATAGTCGCGATAAAAAGATGTACAAAGATATCCTCAAGGTGGACCAGTTCGCCACCGTCTCTTTCGCGCCTAAAGCGTACAACGGAACAATTGCTGCTTCAGGCGACTCGGCTATTCAGGTGAGCGGAGTATTCACTCTGCTCGGCACTGCTCACGACCTGACGATTCCGATGCAGATTCACATGGACGGATCGAAGGCAACGGCGAGGGCGCAATTTGTCGTTCCCTATGTTCAGTGGGGCCTCAAGAATCCAAGCTTCATGTTCTGGAAAGCTGAGAATGACGTTGCGATTGATCTTAATCTCGTTGGCCAGGTTTCCAACTAG
- a CDS encoding multicopper oxidase domain-containing protein, with product MPNSVSPHALTRRRFTQLSGMAVGSFALSGAAAAAPDVTLEIAPYTLEASPKHHIRTVAYNGQIPGPLFRMREGETQSVEIRNLTKDSEVVHWHGLYLPPDIDGAMEEGTPIEGN from the coding sequence ATGCCCAATTCCGTGTCTCCCCATGCACTGACACGCAGACGTTTCACTCAACTTTCTGGAATGGCGGTCGGATCATTCGCGCTGTCCGGCGCGGCCGCTGCGGCGCCGGACGTGACGCTTGAGATTGCGCCATACACCCTAGAGGCTTCGCCGAAACATCACATACGGACCGTAGCTTACAACGGGCAGATTCCCGGACCGTTGTTCCGTATGCGTGAAGGAGAAACGCAGTCTGTTGAGATTCGGAACCTCACGAAAGATTCGGAGGTCGTTCACTGGCACGGCCTCTACTTGCCGCCGGATATCGACGGAGCCATGGAAGAAGGCACACCGATTGAAGGGAACTGA
- a CDS encoding glycosyltransferase family 4 protein, with translation MNRGQSPTGAMQIVQTVFGVFHHFELARQLHRRGHLQRIYSTWPWTRLKREGLPHEIVETFPWVHTPEILMQRFGIHHPWLMDQISYANALSFDEWTLRKVRAAATPDAVIAISGSSLKTGHEIQSRGGRLICDRGSSHQRYQETIVSEEYQRWNVDRPVTDIRDIVREEKIYALADAITVPSSFAARSFVEMGIPTDKVHVIPYGVRLEKFTRTGESPTDRFEVLFAGSVTLRKGVPYLLEAFAQLRHPAKRLRLAGSIHPDMKSVLDRLPQQQVEFLGPLPQEQLPHLMSTSHVMVLPSIEEGLALVQGQALACGCPVLCSTNTGGEDLFTNGVEGFVVPVRDAAALTERMQQLADDPALQSQMSEAALRRVQLLGGWDDYGDRWESLLKHLVARETANEPTHHTPPPTK, from the coding sequence ATGAACCGAGGTCAATCGCCCACCGGCGCTATGCAAATCGTTCAGACGGTCTTCGGTGTCTTTCATCACTTTGAACTCGCCCGCCAGCTGCATCGCCGAGGTCATCTCCAGCGCATTTACTCTACCTGGCCTTGGACACGCCTCAAACGCGAAGGCCTCCCCCACGAAATCGTCGAGACGTTCCCTTGGGTCCACACCCCTGAAATCCTCATGCAACGCTTTGGTATCCACCATCCATGGCTAATGGATCAAATAAGTTATGCGAATGCGCTCTCATTCGATGAGTGGACCCTGCGCAAAGTCCGCGCCGCCGCAACGCCCGACGCCGTCATCGCTATCTCCGGCTCCAGCCTCAAGACTGGTCACGAGATACAGTCCCGTGGCGGCCGCCTTATCTGCGACCGCGGCTCCTCCCACCAGCGCTACCAGGAAACTATCGTCTCCGAGGAGTACCAGCGCTGGAACGTAGACCGCCCCGTCACCGACATTCGCGACATCGTCCGCGAAGAAAAGATCTACGCCCTTGCCGACGCCATCACCGTCCCATCCAGCTTCGCAGCCCGTTCCTTCGTCGAAATGGGCATCCCAACCGACAAGGTCCACGTCATCCCTTACGGCGTTCGCCTCGAAAAATTCACCCGCACTGGAGAGTCCCCCACCGATCGCTTCGAGGTCCTCTTCGCCGGCTCCGTCACCCTGCGTAAGGGAGTTCCCTATCTGCTGGAGGCCTTCGCCCAACTACGCCACCCCGCAAAACGCCTGCGCCTGGCCGGCTCCATTCATCCCGACATGAAGTCCGTTCTCGACCGCCTCCCTCAACAACAAGTCGAGTTCCTCGGCCCGCTCCCGCAGGAGCAACTCCCCCACCTCATGAGCACCAGTCACGTCATGGTCCTCCCCAGCATCGAAGAGGGTCTGGCACTCGTGCAGGGTCAGGCCCTCGCCTGTGGCTGTCCCGTTCTCTGCTCCACCAACACAGGCGGCGAAGATCTCTTTACCAACGGCGTCGAAGGCTTTGTAGTTCCTGTCCGCGACGCAGCCGCCCTCACCGAGCGCATGCAGCAACTCGCCGACGACCCCGCCCTCCAATCGCAGATGAGCGAGGCCGCCCTTCGTCGCGTCCAGCTTCTCGGAGGCTGGGACGACTACGGCGACCGCTGGGAGTCGCTTCTGAAGCATCTGGTAGCAAGAGAGACAGCGAACGAACCGACCCATCACACCCCGCCGCCGACAAAGTGA
- the thiS gene encoding sulfur carrier protein ThiS, with translation MALTVILNGQSRSFDALEEAANLEQLVVELGLKGDRVAIEHNGEIAPRSSWSQTALHGGDRLEVVHFVGGGV, from the coding sequence ATGGCACTTACGGTGATTTTGAACGGCCAGTCCCGCAGCTTTGACGCACTTGAGGAAGCTGCCAACCTTGAACAGCTTGTCGTGGAGCTTGGATTGAAGGGCGACCGGGTAGCGATCGAACACAATGGCGAGATCGCTCCTCGGTCGAGTTGGTCCCAGACAGCTTTACATGGAGGGGATCGGCTCGAGGTGGTTCACTTTGTCGGCGGCGGGGTGTGA
- the thiD gene encoding bifunctional hydroxymethylpyrimidine kinase/phosphomethylpyrimidine kinase, whose protein sequence is MMQTVLTIAGFDPSSGAGVTADLMVFAAHGLFGTSCITSLTVQSTQGVRDSLPVPVEMVRATLDCLESDLPAAGIKIGMLATAENVVAVAEFLEGLRGRGLRVPVVLDPVIRSSSGRELLDAEGVGVLRERLLPLVDWVTPNLEELGILAGRIVMQRGDLPEAARDLQAMWTGLNVVATGGHLMPPDDLLLRANGELDWLQGEQIVSRSTHGTGCAFSSALLSRVVLGDDPLGAAKMAKRYVAEAIRTAEPRGKGLGPVNSLWPLRDE, encoded by the coding sequence ATGATGCAGACAGTTTTGACGATCGCTGGATTTGATCCGTCTTCGGGTGCGGGTGTGACCGCGGACCTGATGGTGTTTGCGGCGCATGGGCTGTTTGGGACTTCGTGCATTACGAGTTTGACGGTGCAGTCGACGCAGGGGGTGCGGGATAGTCTGCCGGTGCCGGTGGAGATGGTGAGGGCTACACTCGATTGCCTGGAGAGCGATCTGCCGGCGGCGGGGATCAAGATTGGAATGCTGGCTACTGCGGAGAACGTGGTCGCAGTGGCGGAGTTTCTGGAGGGGCTGCGCGGACGCGGGTTGCGGGTTCCGGTGGTGCTTGATCCGGTGATCCGGTCGAGCTCGGGAAGGGAACTGCTCGATGCGGAGGGGGTGGGGGTGCTGCGGGAGAGATTGCTGCCGCTGGTGGATTGGGTGACGCCGAATCTTGAGGAGCTGGGGATTCTGGCGGGGCGGATTGTGATGCAGCGGGGAGATCTGCCGGAGGCGGCGCGGGATCTGCAGGCGATGTGGACTGGATTGAACGTGGTGGCGACGGGTGGGCATCTGATGCCGCCGGACGATCTGCTACTGCGAGCGAATGGTGAGTTGGACTGGCTGCAGGGGGAGCAGATTGTGAGCCGGTCCACCCATGGGACGGGGTGTGCGTTTTCGAGCGCTCTGCTAAGCCGGGTGGTGCTGGGAGATGATCCGCTGGGCGCGGCGAAGATGGCCAAGCGGTATGTTGCGGAGGCGATTCGGACGGCTGAGCCGAGAGGCAAGGGGCTGGGGCCGGTGAATTCGCTTTGGCCGCTGCGGGATGAGTAG
- a CDS encoding cupin domain-containing protein — translation MSTMSNTVAIPADDLRRSLVVANPDNSNAQHLGVVGDTYTILLSGADTAGRFTLIDMHVPPGGGPPPHRHDFEESFTLLDGELEATFRGEKRIVRAGETIHIPANAPHQFHNGSPEPVRMLCICSPAGQEEFFKELGTVVAMRTTPPPAVDAAQGAAFLKKAVELAPKYRTELLKEAK, via the coding sequence ATGTCTACGATGTCCAACACGGTAGCGATTCCAGCCGACGACCTGCGACGGAGTCTTGTGGTGGCAAATCCGGATAACAGCAATGCGCAGCATCTCGGAGTCGTGGGCGACACCTACACGATCCTGCTGTCCGGAGCAGATACTGCAGGTCGATTCACCCTGATCGATATGCATGTTCCTCCCGGAGGCGGACCTCCCCCGCATCGTCATGATTTCGAGGAGAGCTTTACTCTTCTCGACGGTGAACTCGAGGCTACCTTCCGAGGGGAGAAGCGTATTGTGCGCGCTGGAGAGACTATCCACATTCCAGCGAACGCTCCACACCAGTTCCATAATGGCTCGCCGGAACCGGTGAGGATGCTTTGCATCTGCTCGCCGGCAGGCCAGGAGGAGTTCTTCAAAGAGTTGGGAACAGTGGTTGCGATGCGTACCACTCCGCCTCCCGCGGTCGATGCGGCGCAGGGAGCAGCGTTCCTCAAGAAAGCGGTGGAACTGGCTCCGAAGTACCGAACCGAACTGCTCAAAGAGGCGAAGTAG
- a CDS encoding SDR family NAD(P)-dependent oxidoreductase — MGKLAGKVAVVTGASKGIGAAIAKELAAQGASVVVNYASSKEGADKVVAEIVKAGGKAIAVGGSVAKAAEIDALFAETKKAYGRVDILVNNAGVYEFAPLEGITEESIDRMLDINVKGLLLATKAGVALFPAEGGSVINIGSVASEQTPPMSAVYSSTKGAVDAITRVFAKELGPKKIRVNAVNPGPVVTEGFKSAGVEGSDFEKQMLQGTPLGRIGQPDDVSTVVAFLASDDAKWVTGSLLQAAGGMR; from the coding sequence ATGGGAAAGCTTGCAGGTAAGGTAGCGGTTGTGACCGGTGCGTCGAAGGGTATTGGCGCGGCCATTGCCAAGGAGTTGGCGGCGCAGGGTGCGTCTGTTGTGGTGAACTACGCATCGAGCAAAGAGGGCGCCGACAAGGTGGTCGCAGAGATTGTGAAGGCGGGCGGGAAGGCGATTGCCGTAGGGGGCAGCGTCGCGAAGGCTGCGGAGATTGATGCGCTCTTTGCCGAGACGAAGAAGGCTTATGGCAGAGTCGATATTCTGGTGAACAACGCCGGGGTGTATGAGTTCGCTCCGCTGGAGGGGATTACGGAAGAGTCGATCGACCGGATGCTTGACATCAATGTGAAGGGATTGTTGCTCGCCACCAAGGCTGGAGTGGCTCTGTTTCCGGCAGAGGGCGGCAGCGTGATCAATATTGGGTCGGTCGCGAGTGAGCAGACGCCTCCGATGTCGGCGGTGTACAGCAGCACGAAGGGCGCCGTGGATGCGATTACGCGCGTGTTTGCGAAGGAGCTGGGGCCGAAGAAGATTCGCGTCAACGCGGTGAATCCTGGGCCTGTTGTAACGGAGGGCTTCAAGTCGGCTGGTGTGGAGGGAAGCGACTTTGAAAAGCAGATGCTGCAGGGCACGCCGCTCGGCCGTATCGGACAGCCGGATGATGTGTCCACCGTGGTTGCGTTCCTGGCCTCGGACGATGCCAAGTGGGTGACCGGTTCTCTGCTGCAGGCCGCGGGTGGGATGCGATAA
- a CDS encoding winged helix-turn-helix domain-containing protein: MKKKNSSAEMTLSDDQFQAIARALSDPRRFAILQQVGASEGMECSALQEHECISPATVSHHMKELSEAGLIEIKRVGRGANLYLRRPVFDAYVRRLASI; the protein is encoded by the coding sequence ATGAAGAAGAAGAATTCCAGCGCGGAGATGACCCTGTCGGATGATCAGTTTCAGGCGATCGCTCGCGCGCTGAGTGATCCGCGGCGGTTTGCCATCCTTCAGCAGGTGGGCGCCTCTGAGGGGATGGAGTGCAGCGCGCTGCAGGAGCATGAGTGTATTAGTCCGGCTACGGTGTCGCACCATATGAAGGAGTTAAGCGAGGCAGGGCTGATTGAGATAAAACGCGTGGGTCGAGGCGCGAACCTTTATTTGCGCCGGCCAGTGTTCGACGCTTATGTCAGGCGGCTTGCTTCTATTTAG